Proteins encoded in a region of the Streptomyces sp. NBC_01471 genome:
- a CDS encoding glutamate ABC transporter substrate-binding protein has protein sequence MAVACALTAAATVLPLVLDSGSGGGAPSGGQRVAQAAPAKAETCTDPEASLTPSGADGPTIDRIKKAGHLVVGVDQNSYRWGYRDPANGDRLDGFDIALVRAIAKNILGSENKVTYRAIPTNERIEALQENKVDIVVRTMTINCERVRQVAFSTAYFQAGQQVLAPRGSTITGYNDTLKGKKVCTATGSTAYDALKAKSYGAVFADTATEQRTVPNQLDCLVKLQLGLVDAVVTDNALAAGQAAQDPAVDLKGHPFTTEYYGVATKLGNDDLVRRINQVLVDYRRGGDESPWMKAYRTWLAADLKGIEGPPAPKYR, from the coding sequence ATGGCCGTGGCATGCGCGCTGACCGCGGCCGCGACCGTGCTCCCGCTCGTCCTGGACAGCGGCTCCGGCGGCGGCGCGCCGTCCGGCGGGCAGCGGGTGGCGCAGGCCGCGCCCGCGAAGGCCGAGACCTGTACCGACCCGGAGGCGAGCCTCACACCGTCCGGCGCCGACGGACCCACCATCGACCGGATCAAGAAGGCCGGCCACCTGGTCGTCGGTGTCGACCAGAACAGTTACCGCTGGGGCTACCGCGACCCGGCCAACGGCGACAGGCTGGACGGCTTCGACATCGCTCTCGTCCGGGCCATAGCGAAGAACATCCTGGGCAGCGAGAACAAGGTCACCTACCGCGCCATCCCCACCAACGAGCGGATCGAGGCGCTGCAGGAGAACAAGGTCGACATCGTCGTACGGACGATGACGATCAACTGCGAGCGGGTCAGGCAAGTCGCCTTCTCCACGGCCTACTTCCAGGCCGGCCAGCAGGTACTGGCGCCCAGGGGCTCCACGATCACCGGATACAACGACACGCTCAAGGGCAAGAAGGTCTGCACGGCGACCGGCTCGACGGCGTACGACGCCCTGAAGGCCAAGTCGTACGGCGCGGTCTTCGCGGACACGGCGACCGAGCAGCGGACGGTACCCAACCAGCTGGACTGTCTGGTCAAGCTCCAACTGGGCCTGGTCGACGCGGTGGTCACGGACAACGCGCTGGCGGCCGGCCAGGCGGCGCAGGACCCGGCCGTCGACCTCAAGGGCCATCCGTTCACCACCGAGTACTACGGCGTGGCAACGAAACTGGGGAACGACGATCTGGTGCGCCGGATCAACCAGGTGCTCGTCGACTACCGCAGGGGCGGCGACGAAAGCCCCTGGATGAAGGCGTACAGGACGTGGCTCGCGGCGGATCTGAAGGGAATCGAGGGGCCTCCCGCACCGAAGTACCGGTAG
- a CDS encoding N-acetylglucosamine kinase — MGLTAGVLAIDAGNSKTDVAVIAADGTVLGRGRSGGFQPSVVGVGAAVDVLAVAVGAAVAEAAAAAPAAACAGVGAGGVGAGARGGADGAGVPPYASFVSACLANADLPVEERDLTVAIEARGWGRAVEVRNDTFAILRAGVDEPRGVAVVCGAGINCVGMTPDGRTARFPAIGRISGDWGGGGGLADEALWHAARAEDGRGGRTELMRTVPAHFGLPTMYAVIEALHLGRIPAERKHELTPVLFATAAAGDPVARSVVDRQAEEVVALAAVALGRLGLLDEETPVLLGGSVLAARHPQLDGRVRQLLADRAPKAVPRVVSASPVLGAALLGLDRIAAPPESYAWVREQYA; from the coding sequence GTGGGCCTGACAGCAGGTGTGCTGGCGATCGACGCCGGTAACAGCAAGACGGACGTGGCCGTCATCGCGGCGGACGGCACCGTCCTGGGCCGGGGCCGCTCCGGCGGTTTCCAACCGTCGGTGGTGGGGGTCGGGGCGGCGGTGGACGTACTGGCCGTCGCGGTCGGGGCGGCGGTCGCGGAGGCGGCGGCCGCGGCACCCGCCGCGGCCTGTGCTGGTGTTGGTGCTGGCGGGGTCGGTGCTGGTGCTCGTGGCGGTGCTGATGGGGCCGGTGTTCCGCCGTACGCCTCGTTCGTCTCGGCCTGTCTGGCCAACGCCGATCTCCCGGTCGAGGAGCGGGACCTGACCGTCGCCATCGAGGCACGCGGCTGGGGCCGGGCGGTCGAGGTCCGCAACGACACCTTCGCCATCCTGCGCGCGGGCGTGGACGAGCCGCGCGGGGTGGCCGTCGTGTGCGGGGCCGGCATCAACTGTGTCGGGATGACGCCCGACGGGCGGACCGCCCGCTTCCCCGCGATCGGCCGCATCTCCGGCGACTGGGGAGGCGGCGGCGGCCTGGCCGACGAGGCGCTGTGGCATGCGGCGCGCGCCGAGGACGGACGCGGGGGGCGCACCGAGCTGATGCGGACGGTGCCCGCGCACTTCGGGCTGCCGACGATGTACGCCGTGATCGAGGCGCTCCACCTGGGCCGGATCCCGGCGGAGCGCAAGCACGAGCTGACGCCGGTCCTCTTCGCGACGGCGGCGGCCGGTGACCCGGTCGCCCGCTCGGTCGTCGACCGGCAGGCGGAGGAGGTCGTCGCGCTCGCCGCGGTGGCCCTCGGCCGGCTCGGCCTGCTCGACGAGGAGACCCCGGTGCTGCTGGGCGGGAGCGTACTGGCCGCCCGGCACCCACAGTTGGACGGCCGCGTACGGCAGCTGCTGGCCGACCGTGCGCCGAAGGCCGTGCCCCGGGTGGTGTCGGCCTCTCCGGTGCTCGGCGCCGCCCTGCTGGGTCTTGACCGGATCGCGGCCCCCCCGGAGTCGTATGCGTGGGTGCGGGAGCAGTACGCCTGA
- a CDS encoding 6-phospho-beta-glucosidase translates to MKLAVVGGGSTYTPELIDGFARLRDTLPISELVLVDPAADRLELVGGLARRIFARQGHPGTITTTSDLDAGVEGADAVLLQLRVGGQAARQQDETWPLECGCVGQETTGAGGLAKAMRTVPVVLDIAERVRRTNPDAWIIDFTNPVGIVTRALLQAGHKAVGLCNVAIGFQRKFAAHLDVAPSDVFLNHVGLNHLSWELGVRLGGPDGADVLPKLLGEHGDAIADDLRLPRSVVDRLGVVPSYYLRYFYAHDEVVRELGSKQSRAAEVAAMEKELLTMYGDPKLDEKPALLAKRGGAFYSEAAVDLASSLLGSGGSRYQVVNTYNNGTLPFLPDDAVIEVQATVDGNGATPLAAPALDPLYAGLVANVTAYEDLALEAALRGGRDRVFRALLAHPLIGQYAYADELTDKLVAHNREHLAWA, encoded by the coding sequence ATGAAGCTCGCAGTAGTGGGGGGCGGGTCCACCTACACGCCCGAACTCATCGACGGTTTCGCACGGTTGCGGGACACACTGCCGATCAGTGAGCTGGTGCTCGTCGACCCGGCGGCGGACCGTCTTGAACTGGTGGGCGGTCTCGCCCGCCGGATCTTCGCCAGGCAGGGGCACCCGGGCACCATCACGACGACGTCGGACCTCGACGCGGGCGTCGAAGGCGCCGACGCGGTCCTGCTCCAGCTGCGCGTCGGCGGCCAGGCCGCCCGGCAGCAGGACGAGACCTGGCCGCTGGAGTGCGGTTGCGTCGGGCAGGAGACGACGGGCGCGGGCGGCCTCGCCAAAGCCATGCGCACGGTGCCGGTGGTACTGGACATCGCCGAGCGCGTACGGCGCACCAACCCCGACGCCTGGATCATCGACTTCACCAACCCGGTGGGCATCGTCACCCGGGCGCTGCTCCAGGCCGGGCACAAGGCCGTAGGGCTCTGCAACGTCGCCATCGGCTTCCAGCGGAAGTTCGCCGCGCACCTCGATGTCGCACCGTCGGACGTGTTCCTCAACCATGTCGGGCTCAACCACCTCAGCTGGGAGCTGGGTGTCCGCCTGGGCGGCCCCGACGGTGCGGACGTCCTGCCGAAGCTGCTCGGCGAGCACGGCGACGCGATAGCCGACGACCTGCGTCTGCCGCGCTCGGTCGTGGACCGGCTCGGCGTGGTGCCCTCGTACTACCTGCGCTACTTCTACGCACACGACGAGGTGGTCCGGGAGCTGGGCAGCAAGCAGTCGCGGGCCGCGGAGGTCGCCGCGATGGAGAAGGAACTGCTCACCATGTACGGCGACCCGAAGCTGGACGAGAAGCCCGCGCTGCTCGCCAAGCGCGGCGGCGCCTTCTACTCGGAGGCGGCCGTCGATCTGGCGTCCTCGCTGCTGGGGTCGGGAGGCTCCCGCTACCAGGTGGTCAACACGTACAACAACGGCACGCTGCCCTTCCTCCCCGACGACGCCGTGATCGAGGTGCAGGCGACGGTGGACGGCAACGGCGCGACGCCACTGGCCGCGCCCGCGCTCGACCCGCTGTACGCCGGTCTGGTCGCGAACGTCACGGCGTACGAGGACCTCGCCCTGGAAGCCGCGCTGCGCGGCGGCCGGGACCGGGTGTTCCGGGCGCTCCTGGCGCACCCGCTGATCGGGCAGTACGCGTACGCCGACGAGCTGACGGACAAGCTCGTCGCGCACAACCGGGAGCACCTCGCGTGGGCCTGA
- a CDS encoding carbohydrate ABC transporter permease: MTQLTQVADNPPARIVADGARRTARRRTLLHWIAVHALGVAAALFFVLPFVFVILTSLMSDQQALTRDLWPHTFEWSNYRKVFDTPGFLSWWRNTLLYAGLGTVLTVVSSLPVAYALAKFRFRGRHLSLMLVISMMMLPPQVVIIPMYLFWAKQLDLSGTLWPLIIPMAFGDAFSIFLLRQFLLTIPDEYIDAAKVDGCGEFRTLLKVIVPMARPGIAAVALFQFFYAWNDYFGPQIYTSENPAAWTLSYGLESFKGAHHTDWNLTMAATVLVMAPVILVFFFAQKAFVEGVTLTGVKG, from the coding sequence ATGACACAGCTCACCCAGGTCGCCGACAACCCACCGGCCCGGATCGTGGCCGACGGCGCCCGGCGGACCGCCCGCCGCAGGACCCTGCTGCACTGGATCGCGGTGCACGCGCTGGGCGTGGCCGCCGCGCTCTTCTTCGTGCTGCCGTTCGTCTTCGTGATCCTCACCTCGCTGATGAGCGACCAGCAGGCACTCACCCGCGACCTGTGGCCGCACACCTTCGAGTGGTCCAACTACCGCAAGGTCTTCGACACCCCGGGCTTCCTGTCCTGGTGGCGGAACACCCTGCTGTACGCGGGTCTCGGCACCGTACTGACCGTGGTGTCCTCGCTGCCCGTGGCGTACGCGCTCGCCAAGTTCCGCTTCCGCGGCCGGCATCTGTCGCTGATGCTCGTCATCTCGATGATGATGCTGCCGCCGCAGGTCGTCATCATCCCGATGTACCTGTTCTGGGCGAAGCAGCTGGACCTGTCGGGCACGCTCTGGCCGCTGATCATCCCGATGGCGTTCGGCGACGCGTTCTCCATCTTCCTGCTGCGGCAGTTCCTGCTGACCATCCCCGACGAGTACATCGACGCGGCCAAGGTCGACGGCTGCGGCGAATTCCGCACGCTGCTGAAGGTCATCGTCCCGATGGCCAGGCCGGGGATCGCCGCCGTCGCGCTCTTCCAGTTCTTCTACGCCTGGAACGACTACTTCGGCCCGCAGATCTACACCTCGGAGAACCCGGCCGCCTGGACGCTCTCCTACGGCCTGGAGTCCTTCAAGGGCGCACACCACACCGACTGGAATCTGACCATGGCCGCGACCGTCCTGGTCATGGCCCCCGTGATCCTCGTCTTCTTCTTCGCACAGAAGGCATTCGTCGAGGGCGTCACACTGACCGGAGTGAAGGGTTAG
- a CDS encoding sugar ABC transporter permease codes for MTTYTPRSKRRRAAVRTAAFMSPWLIGFCVFFVYPLVSTVYFSFTKYDGFRAPAFNGLTNWTYVFTEYPDFWPAMRNTLWLVVVMVACRVVFGLGIGMLITRIKTGAGIFRTLFYLPYLAPPVAATLAFVFLLNPGTGPVNSILGGIGLPTPGWFTDATWSKPALTMLAVWGIGDLMVIFMAALLDVPKEQYEAAELDGASAVQRFRFVTLPNISPIIMFAVVTGIIQAMQYYTQPLVAGKVASGIIGGSGQQFSPGFPDKSTLTLPQLVYTLGFQRFDYGSACVVALVLFALAMAFTALLMRRRSGLVQAGD; via the coding sequence ATGACCACGTACACCCCGCGTTCGAAGCGCCGCCGGGCGGCGGTGCGCACGGCGGCCTTCATGTCGCCCTGGCTCATCGGCTTCTGCGTCTTCTTCGTGTACCCGCTGGTCTCGACCGTCTACTTCTCCTTCACGAAGTACGACGGCTTCAGGGCCCCGGCGTTCAACGGCCTGACGAACTGGACGTACGTCTTCACCGAGTACCCGGACTTCTGGCCCGCGATGCGCAACACGCTCTGGCTCGTGGTCGTGATGGTCGCCTGCCGGGTGGTCTTCGGACTCGGCATCGGGATGCTGATCACCAGGATCAAGACGGGTGCCGGGATCTTCCGGACCCTGTTCTACCTGCCGTACCTCGCACCGCCGGTCGCCGCGACGCTGGCCTTCGTCTTCCTGCTCAACCCGGGAACAGGGCCGGTCAACTCGATCCTCGGCGGCATCGGACTGCCGACGCCCGGCTGGTTCACCGACGCCACCTGGTCGAAGCCCGCGCTCACGATGCTCGCGGTGTGGGGCATCGGCGACCTGATGGTGATCTTCATGGCCGCGCTCCTCGACGTACCGAAGGAGCAGTACGAGGCGGCGGAGCTGGACGGCGCGTCCGCGGTGCAGCGCTTCCGGTTCGTGACGCTGCCGAACATCTCGCCGATCATCATGTTCGCCGTGGTCACCGGGATCATCCAGGCGATGCAGTACTACACCCAGCCACTGGTGGCCGGGAAGGTCGCATCGGGCATCATCGGCGGCTCCGGGCAGCAGTTCTCGCCCGGCTTCCCCGACAAATCCACGCTGACCCTGCCCCAGCTCGTCTACACACTGGGCTTCCAGCGCTTCGACTACGGCTCCGCGTGCGTGGTCGCGCTCGTCCTCTTCGCCCTGGCCATGGCGTTCACCGCACTGCTGATGCGGCGCCGCAGCGGGCTCGTACAGGCAGGTGACTGA
- a CDS encoding ABC transporter substrate-binding protein has translation MPRKRRLAAAAVASMSLLASACTGQSSGGANDDVNARTTITFWHGWSAASEVKAMQADVDRFEKIHPNIKVKVVGNMTDDKINQALRGGGSDAPDVVSSFTTDNVGKFCSSGAFADLKPFLAKSKIDLDKTFSKPLQDYTQFDGVRCTLPLLSDAYALYYNKDAFKAAGITSPPKTWTEFDRDAVKLTKPEGDSYRQLGFMPTFHGYESTPSHMVAQWSPAYVGEDGKSDVARDPAFAKMFTWQQGLVNKLGGFGKLEKFRATFGDEWGAKHPFQTGQVAMQVDGEWRLGMAQDAKSKVDIGIAPLPVPDDQAASYGKGYITGTIAGIASTSKKQNASWEFVKYITTDTDAVVDFANDIHNIPSTLAALKSPKLKFDPRLKTFLDIARNPASSTTPPSVNGGTYQVTLQDFGYDFESGRTKDLKAGLRRTASQIDKDNEKAK, from the coding sequence ATGCCCAGAAAACGCCGACTGGCCGCGGCCGCCGTCGCATCCATGTCCCTGCTCGCCTCGGCCTGTACGGGCCAGAGCTCGGGCGGCGCGAACGACGACGTGAACGCGCGGACCACCATCACCTTCTGGCACGGCTGGAGCGCCGCGAGCGAGGTCAAGGCGATGCAGGCGGACGTCGACCGCTTCGAGAAGATCCACCCGAACATCAAGGTGAAGGTCGTCGGCAACATGACCGACGACAAGATCAACCAGGCGCTGCGCGGCGGCGGTTCGGACGCCCCCGACGTGGTCTCCTCCTTCACCACCGACAACGTCGGCAAGTTCTGCTCGTCCGGTGCCTTCGCGGATCTGAAGCCGTTCCTCGCCAAGTCGAAGATCGATCTGGACAAGACCTTCTCCAAGCCGCTCCAGGACTACACGCAGTTCGACGGGGTGCGCTGCACCCTGCCGCTGCTCAGCGACGCGTACGCGCTCTACTACAACAAGGACGCCTTCAAAGCCGCGGGGATCACCTCACCGCCGAAGACCTGGACCGAGTTCGACCGGGACGCCGTCAAGCTGACGAAGCCCGAGGGCGACTCGTACCGCCAGCTCGGCTTCATGCCGACCTTCCACGGCTACGAGTCGACGCCGAGCCACATGGTGGCGCAGTGGAGCCCGGCCTACGTCGGCGAGGACGGCAAGTCCGACGTCGCCAGGGACCCGGCCTTCGCGAAGATGTTCACCTGGCAGCAGGGCCTGGTGAACAAGCTGGGCGGCTTCGGCAAGCTGGAGAAGTTCCGGGCCACGTTCGGCGACGAGTGGGGCGCCAAGCACCCCTTCCAGACCGGCCAGGTCGCCATGCAGGTCGACGGCGAGTGGCGGCTCGGGATGGCCCAGGACGCCAAGTCGAAGGTGGACATCGGCATCGCGCCGCTGCCGGTCCCCGACGACCAGGCCGCCTCGTACGGCAAGGGCTACATCACCGGCACGATCGCCGGTATCGCGTCGACCAGCAAGAAGCAGAACGCCTCCTGGGAGTTCGTGAAGTACATCACCACCGACACCGACGCTGTCGTGGACTTCGCCAACGACATCCACAACATCCCGTCCACGCTGGCCGCGCTGAAGTCGCCGAAGCTGAAGTTCGACCCGCGGCTGAAGACGTTCCTGGACATCGCGCGGAACCCGGCTTCCAGCACCACGCCCCCGTCGGTCAACGGCGGCACCTACCAGGTGACCCTCCAGGACTTCGGATACGACTTCGAGTCCGGCAGGACGAAGGATCTGAAGGCCGGTCTGCGCAGGACCGCGTCGCAGATCGACAAGGACAACGAGAAGGCGAAGTAG